The following proteins are co-located in the Eleginops maclovinus isolate JMC-PN-2008 ecotype Puerto Natales chromosome 23, JC_Emac_rtc_rv5, whole genome shotgun sequence genome:
- the mid1ip1l gene encoding mid1-interacting protein 1-like: MMQISSDSASNKHSLINVMHRFIAAANNMDETIMVPSLLRDVPLEEQEASKVEPNNNNNHEPPCPNKQRDMYEHYLLLKSIKNDMEWGLLKREMSSGASFLEMAVKQEEQQTVTGELLLDENSDLENQFHYHLRGLFGVLSKLTMQADHLTNRYKREIGGGNFMR; the protein is encoded by the coding sequence atgatgcagaTCAGCAGCGACTCCGCCAGCAACAAGCACTCACTCATCAACGTCATGCACCGCTTCATAGCAGCTGCCAACAACATGGATGAGACCATCATGGTGCCCAGCCTGCTGCGAGACGTCCccctggaggagcaggaggccaGCAAGGTGGagcccaacaacaacaacaatcacgAACCGCCCTGTCCCAACAAGCAGAGGGACATGTACGAGCACTACCTGCTGCTCAAGTCCATAAAGAATGACATGGAGTGGGGGCTGCTGAAGAGGGAGATGAGCAGTGGCGCCAGCTTCCTGGAGATGGCAGtgaagcaggaggagcagcagactGTCACTGGTGAACTTCTCCTTGATGAGAACTCAGACCTGGAGAACCAGTTTCATTATCACCTCAGGGGACTGTTTGGAGTGCTGTCCAAGCTCACAATGCAAGCCGACCACCTCACCAACAGGTACAAGAGAGAAATCGGAGGCGGAAACTTCATGAGATAG